The sequence TGATATGTACGGTGCATATAACATGTCTAAGGCAACATATTTTGTAGTTGATGACAATGGACAAATTATTGGTTGTGCGGGAATTGCGCAATTGGATAATTATGAAGGTAATGTCTGTGAGTTGCAAAAAATGTATTTATTGGAAGAAACGAGAGGTAGGGGTTTGGGTTCTAAAATGATTACGATATGTTTGGAAAAAGCGGAGTCGTATGGCTTTGAACATTGTTATTTAGAGACAATGCCCTACATGAAAGCTGCGCAAAAACTATATACGAAGAATGGTTTTGAATATCTAGATGCCCCAATGGGCAATACAGGTCATTATTCATGTCCGGTTTGGATGCTTAAAAAGCTGTAGCATGCTGCTAAAGGAAATCAAAACTATTTTCCATAAAGAATTAGATGCCCTTTATCCTAAAGAAGAAGTTGATTCCTTTTTTTATAGCTTGATAGAGCATTATCTAAAATTAGAACGGTTTGTATTGGTGGTACAACCCAACCTTGCAATTACCAAGGTTGAAGAACAACCACTTTTTAAAGCTTTAGCTGAGTTGAAACTAGAAAAACCCTTGCAGTATATTTTAGGAGTAGCCCACTTTATGGATTTGGAACTGAAGGTCAATGAACATGTACTGATTCCACGGCCTGAAACAGAGGAATTGGTGGAATGGATAATTTCAGATTGCAGAGCTATACACAGTCGAGACCTGAAAATCCTTGACATAGGTACCGGTAGTGGGTGTATTGCAATTGCTTTGGCAAAAAATCTCCCAAATGCAAAAGTCTATGCAATGGATATTTCAGAAGAAACATTGGAAGTTGCAAAAGCGAATGCAGAATTAAATACTGTTGAAGTTGAATGTATCCACATGGATATTTTAAATCCAAAAGAGATTGAATATGAGTTTGACATTATTGTCTCTAATCCGCCATATGTGAGAGAATTAGAGAAGGAAGAAATCAAGAATAATGTAAAGGCATATGAACCAAGTATAGCGCTTTTTGTTCCAGATGAAGATGCATTGCTATTTTATAGAGCCATTATTGTTTTTGCTGAAAGATACTTTTCTAAAAAAGGAAACTTGTACTTAGAAATCAATCAATATTTAGGAAAGGAAACCAAAGCACTTTTAGAAGCGCAGAATTTTTCAGAAATTGAACTACGCAAAGATTTCTTTGGAAATGATAGAATGCTTAAAGGTAAACTAGATTGATATGGATAGCATTGCGGTTTTTTGTGGAAGCAGCACAGGTAATGACCCTGATGTGACTGATATGGCCTTTAAACTGGGTGAATATTTAGCCATCAAGGACATTAACTTAGTTTACGGTGGAGCCAAAGTGGGACTAATGGGACAAGTTGCTGATGGAGTCTTAACCCAAAACGGGAATGTGATAGGTGTGATACCTGATTTCTTAAAAAGCAAGGAAGTTTTTCACCCAAACATTACCGAACTGATTGTAGTGGAAACCATGCACGAAAGAAAATTGGAAATGCATGAACGGTCCAATGGATTTATAGCCCTTCCTGGAGGGTTTGGTACTTTGGAAGAGTTGTTTGAAATCATTACGTGGGGACAACTTGGACTGCATCAAAAACCTATTGGAATATTGAATGTAAAAGGTTTTTTTGGTACTATGCTTCAGTTTTTGGACACTATGGTGACCAATGGATTTTTAAAACAGGAAAATCTGGATATGTTATTGGTGGATGATACTCCGGAAAAACTTTTGGCAAAAATGGAGGCATATAAACCTACAGCAGTTCCAAAATGGATTGCAAAAGAACAAACTTAGATGACTAACCAAGAAAAAATCACAATCCTTAGGGATGAATTAAGGGGACATAATTACAACTATTATGTGCTGGATAAACCAACAATTTCGGATTATGAGTTTGATGTAAAACTGAAGGAACTTCAGAAATTAGAAGAAACACATCCGGAGTTTTATGATGCTACTTCTCCTACTTTGAGAGTTGGTGGAGAGGTGACCAAAAATTTTGAAACCATTCAACACGAACATCGTATGTATTCTTTGGATAATTCTTATTCTAAAGAAGACCTAGAGGATTGGGAAAAGCGAATTCAACGTATTTTGGGAGATGTTGATGTGGAATTCACTTGCGAACTAAAATATGACGGAGCTTCTATCAGTCTAACCTATGAAGAAGGGAAATTAGTTAAAGCGGTAACAAGAGGAGATGGTTTTCAAGGAGATAATGTAACCACGAACATTAAGACCATAAAATCTGTCCCACTTCAGCTAAAAGGCGACTACCCATCAAAATTTGACATACGTGGTGAGATTATTCTAACACTGGAAGGTTTTGCCAAAATGAACCAAGAACGCCTTGCCAATGGCGAAGAAGCCTATATGAATCCTAGGAATACAGCATCGGGCAGTTTAAAATTGCAAGATAGCGCTTTGGTAGCGCAACGCCCTTTAGAATGCTTATTGTACAGTATTACCGGTAAAAACCTGAATATTGTTTCCCAGTTTGAAGTTCTGGATAAAGCACGTTCTTGGGGCTTTAAAGTGCCCACTGTTGCAAAATTGTGCAAAACTACGGATGATGTAATGCGGTTTGTTGATTATTGGGATGTACACCGTCATGATTTGCCTTATGAAACAGATGGAGTGGTTATCAAAGTAAATAGTTTACGCCATCAAGAAGAATTGGGTTATACTGCTAAGGCACCGCGTTGGGCTATGGCCTATAAATTTAAAGCTGAGCAGGTTTCAACGGTGCTACATGAAATCACTTATCAGGTAGGGCGGACAGGAGCTATTACACCTGTTGCTAACCTAGAACCGGTTTTACTTGCCGGCACTACTGTAAAGAGAGCCTCTTTGCACAATGCAGATCAGATAGAAAAATTGGATATTAGAGTAGGGGATACTGTTTTTGTAGAGAAGGGAGGAGAGATTATTCCAAAGATTATTGCAGTGGATTTTACCAAACGTCCTTCGGACTCTGTTCCAACCACATATATTCAGCATTGCCCCGAATGTAATACGGAACTGATACGCAAAGAGGGAGAGGCACAGCATTTTTGTCCAAATGATACCGGTTGCCCAACTCAGATAACAGGTCGCATTCAGCATTTTATCTCCAGAAAGGCAATGGATATTGAAGGTTTGGGTGGTGAAACTGTTGAATTGCTTTTTAAAGAAGGGTTGATAGCGAATTATGCAGATTTATACTCCTTGACTAAAGAGCAGGTAATGCCACTGGAACGAATGGCAGAGAAATCTGCAGAGAACCTGGTCAATGGAGTTGCAGCTTCCGTAGCAATTCCTTTTGAGCGTGTGCTGTTTGGTTTGGGAATACGCTACGTAGGCGAGACAGTAGCTAAAAAACTTGCCAAGGCCTACAAGAACATAGATGCCTTGATTATTGCAACGGAAGAAGAACTGGTAACTGTTGATGAGATAGGAGGACGTATTGCTGAAAGTGTTGTACAGTTTTTTGCAGAACCCTTGAATATTGAGATTGTGGAGCGGTTAAAATTGTATGGACTACAGTTTTCATTATCTGAAGAACAGCTGCAAAATCAATCTGAAAAACTAAAGGGGCAGACGTTTGTGGTTTCTGGCGTTTTTGAATCCCTTGGAAGAACAGAACTTAAAAAGCTAATTGAAGACAACGGTGGTAAAGTGGCTTCATCCATCTCCTCCAAAACATCTTTTCTGGTTGCAGGTGAAAACATGGGGCCGAGTAAGAAAACAAAAGCAGAAGGTTTAGGAGTGCCAATTATTTCTGAACAAGAGTTTTTAGAAAAGTTAGATTGATGGTGCCAGAAACTCTTGAAGCGTTTAAAGATACCTTGGTTAAAGCTACTCCCTCTGTGGATTGGCCCCCAGCATTACAATCAATTTGGTGGGCAGCTAAGGGGGATTGGAATGCTTCTCATGACATTGCCCAAGATTTACACACAAAAATAGGAAGTCGAATTCATGCATATTTACACAGGTTGGAAGGAGACGATTGGAATGCTGGGTATTGGTACAGGCAAGCTAATGAGTCTTTTCCAAAATGTAATTTTGAAGAGGAATTGCAAAAACTGATGGAATTTGTTTTAGAACGCTAAGATTTTCGCACAAACCGCTGCTCTTGCGTATCAAAAGCAAACTTATAAATATCATATTTACCACCTCGACCATCTTTTTCCAGTTTTTGGGCAACAATCATTTGTTCCCCATCACTGCGCAAACTTATCATGCCGTAGCGGGTTAGATAGGAATTGATCTCTTTGTATTTTTTCACCATTTCTTCTTTAAGGTCTTTAAGCTTTATTTGGTTTGCTGGGGTATCCACAAAATTGGCTTTAAAGTCTTCATACTCGGTTTTTACCTCCTCCCACTTTTGATATTTTTTTACCAACTCGGGAATAGTGGTTGAAGAGAAATCTTTATTGGAACGGGCAAGTTCTGTACTAAAAATCAAAGGCTTTTTGCTGTATCCTGTCTTTCCTATGGCTCCTAGAGTGTCTGGTCTGGGATGACTGTAGTTTTCATTATCACCACTAGAAATAACCGTGCCG is a genomic window of Flagellimonas sp. CMM7 containing:
- a CDS encoding GNAT family N-acetyltransferase: MGEAIIREITPDDNVQVAQVIRKVLLEMGVPKVGSAYADKALDDMYGAYNMSKATYFVVDDNGQIIGCAGIAQLDNYEGNVCELQKMYLLEETRGRGLGSKMITICLEKAESYGFEHCYLETMPYMKAAQKLYTKNGFEYLDAPMGNTGHYSCPVWMLKKL
- the prmC gene encoding peptide chain release factor N(5)-glutamine methyltransferase, whose translation is MLLKEIKTIFHKELDALYPKEEVDSFFYSLIEHYLKLERFVLVVQPNLAITKVEEQPLFKALAELKLEKPLQYILGVAHFMDLELKVNEHVLIPRPETEELVEWIISDCRAIHSRDLKILDIGTGSGCIAIALAKNLPNAKVYAMDISEETLEVAKANAELNTVEVECIHMDILNPKEIEYEFDIIVSNPPYVRELEKEEIKNNVKAYEPSIALFVPDEDALLFYRAIIVFAERYFSKKGNLYLEINQYLGKETKALLEAQNFSEIELRKDFFGNDRMLKGKLD
- a CDS encoding TIGR00730 family Rossman fold protein; translated protein: MDSIAVFCGSSTGNDPDVTDMAFKLGEYLAIKDINLVYGGAKVGLMGQVADGVLTQNGNVIGVIPDFLKSKEVFHPNITELIVVETMHERKLEMHERSNGFIALPGGFGTLEELFEIITWGQLGLHQKPIGILNVKGFFGTMLQFLDTMVTNGFLKQENLDMLLVDDTPEKLLAKMEAYKPTAVPKWIAKEQT
- the ligA gene encoding NAD-dependent DNA ligase LigA, producing the protein MTNQEKITILRDELRGHNYNYYVLDKPTISDYEFDVKLKELQKLEETHPEFYDATSPTLRVGGEVTKNFETIQHEHRMYSLDNSYSKEDLEDWEKRIQRILGDVDVEFTCELKYDGASISLTYEEGKLVKAVTRGDGFQGDNVTTNIKTIKSVPLQLKGDYPSKFDIRGEIILTLEGFAKMNQERLANGEEAYMNPRNTASGSLKLQDSALVAQRPLECLLYSITGKNLNIVSQFEVLDKARSWGFKVPTVAKLCKTTDDVMRFVDYWDVHRHDLPYETDGVVIKVNSLRHQEELGYTAKAPRWAMAYKFKAEQVSTVLHEITYQVGRTGAITPVANLEPVLLAGTTVKRASLHNADQIEKLDIRVGDTVFVEKGGEIIPKIIAVDFTKRPSDSVPTTYIQHCPECNTELIRKEGEAQHFCPNDTGCPTQITGRIQHFISRKAMDIEGLGGETVELLFKEGLIANYADLYSLTKEQVMPLERMAEKSAENLVNGVAASVAIPFERVLFGLGIRYVGETVAKKLAKAYKNIDALIIATEEELVTVDEIGGRIAESVVQFFAEPLNIEIVERLKLYGLQFSLSEEQLQNQSEKLKGQTFVVSGVFESLGRTELKKLIEDNGGKVASSISSKTSFLVAGENMGPSKKTKAEGLGVPIISEQEFLEKLD